A genomic stretch from Bacteroidetes Order II. bacterium includes:
- a CDS encoding heavy metal translocating P-type ATPase translates to MSLLDEMPLDRTSVSAQTACDHCGQPVGNYPIFSETAVFCCAGCEIVYDALHVSGLEATYYKLREAEGVNDKPIVAISEKELDLIGLDSSQYVEKHTILRPDGNREALLFLEGLHCTACVWLIEQMPKLLAGVQEARVDYVRNQLRLVWDNQRVQLSQVAKWLAPFGYKLQPARQSNLKERSQDEQRLLIRLGIAWALAGNVMLLALAFYSGLDMSNQTELTIAGRWMSLVLATLSLGIGGIVFFQKALQSLRMAWKIRSLNRLHMDVPISFGILIGYFYSFWATITHKGDVWFDSITVLTAALLTARWLHLKSTRLAMDASDQLLTLVPTMARKISGKWNGDMNQPFELVSSELLNPGEVVVVYAGEVFPVDGILAAGETKVNNSVITGESVPVSCAVGDRVQAGATNMTGVVHVAVQAAGDQTRIGKLVAWVREGAEKPAEAVLWVDRFGGWFVLIVLILAVLTGILWWDTGSEQAMSHVVALLVVTCPCALGMATPLALAIGSGRAARAGIYLKQTSVFDTLNVADTIVLDKTGTLTAGRMKLIDWKGDLKAMQQAAVLESQSIHPIAQAFLGAFPETEALKRQLRHTIKGIETHAFGIKGEIEQSHVMIGRPDWVLQDVVHADPLLLEILENYAHTGDTPLAVACDHRLVAVARVGDEVRKEAFEMIQHWHQQQKEVYILSGDHPEVVAQLGRTLIISEDHLLGHQTPEMKQLFVENLKALGRKVLMLGDGVNDAAALRAADVGIAVQGSSTASMVSADVFVTSAGLAPIQNMLTSSRKVTYVVKRNLAFSLLYNLIMAMAAIVGWVNPLVAAVAMPLSSLVVIGSSILQQTFVKNSNL, encoded by the coding sequence ATGTCTCTTCTTGATGAAATGCCATTGGATCGAACGTCCGTTTCGGCTCAGACGGCCTGCGATCATTGTGGCCAACCTGTAGGGAATTATCCCATTTTTTCAGAAACGGCCGTTTTTTGTTGTGCTGGTTGCGAAATCGTTTATGATGCCCTACATGTTTCTGGTTTGGAAGCCACTTACTACAAGCTTCGGGAGGCAGAAGGCGTAAATGATAAGCCCATTGTTGCAATTTCGGAGAAAGAACTCGATCTAATTGGCTTAGACTCTTCACAATATGTGGAAAAACATACCATCTTACGGCCAGATGGCAACCGAGAAGCCTTGTTGTTTTTGGAGGGCTTACATTGTACGGCTTGTGTTTGGCTGATTGAGCAAATGCCAAAATTATTGGCTGGCGTTCAGGAAGCGCGTGTAGATTATGTTCGCAACCAATTAAGGCTTGTTTGGGACAATCAACGGGTTCAGTTGTCGCAAGTGGCCAAGTGGTTGGCTCCTTTTGGGTACAAACTCCAACCTGCCCGCCAGTCTAATCTAAAAGAACGTTCTCAAGACGAACAAAGGTTGCTGATCCGTCTTGGCATTGCTTGGGCTTTGGCGGGTAATGTGATGCTTCTGGCGCTTGCCTTTTATTCTGGCTTAGACATGAGCAACCAAACCGAACTAACGATTGCAGGCCGGTGGATGAGTTTGGTACTGGCCACGTTGTCTCTGGGTATTGGGGGCATTGTGTTTTTCCAGAAAGCCTTGCAATCGTTACGGATGGCATGGAAAATCCGGTCGCTTAATCGGTTACATATGGATGTTCCGATCTCTTTTGGAATTCTGATTGGTTATTTTTATAGCTTTTGGGCCACCATAACCCATAAAGGCGATGTTTGGTTTGATTCCATTACCGTTCTTACTGCAGCCTTGCTGACCGCACGCTGGTTGCACCTTAAGAGCACCCGCCTGGCCATGGACGCGAGCGATCAGTTGCTTACGTTGGTCCCCACAATGGCCCGAAAAATCTCCGGTAAGTGGAATGGCGACATGAACCAACCTTTTGAATTGGTGTCTTCGGAATTGCTGAATCCGGGAGAAGTGGTTGTGGTGTATGCCGGAGAAGTGTTTCCGGTGGATGGTATTCTTGCAGCAGGTGAAACCAAGGTCAATAATTCGGTTATCACTGGTGAAAGTGTGCCCGTTTCGTGTGCTGTTGGAGATCGGGTGCAAGCGGGTGCAACCAATATGACGGGTGTGGTACACGTTGCCGTTCAGGCCGCCGGAGATCAGACACGAATTGGAAAATTGGTGGCTTGGGTACGGGAAGGCGCGGAAAAGCCTGCCGAAGCCGTCCTGTGGGTGGACCGTTTTGGGGGCTGGTTTGTGCTAATTGTGTTGATTCTGGCGGTTCTTACGGGTATTCTTTGGTGGGATACTGGTTCTGAACAGGCAATGTCGCATGTGGTAGCACTTTTGGTAGTGACATGTCCGTGCGCGTTGGGCATGGCAACACCGCTTGCCCTCGCCATTGGGTCTGGAAGGGCGGCAAGGGCGGGCATTTACCTAAAGCAAACGTCTGTTTTTGACACATTAAATGTAGCAGACACTATTGTTTTGGATAAGACAGGCACGCTTACGGCGGGCCGGATGAAATTGATTGACTGGAAAGGGGATTTGAAGGCCATGCAACAGGCGGCTGTTCTGGAATCGCAAAGCATTCACCCCATTGCACAGGCGTTTTTAGGAGCGTTTCCAGAAACCGAAGCCCTTAAACGACAACTTCGTCATACTATAAAAGGCATTGAAACACATGCTTTTGGTATCAAAGGGGAAATAGAACAAAGCCATGTAATGATCGGAAGGCCAGATTGGGTGCTACAAGATGTCGTACATGCCGATCCATTGCTCCTTGAAATACTGGAGAACTATGCCCATACAGGGGATACGCCACTGGCAGTCGCGTGCGATCATCGGTTAGTCGCTGTTGCACGAGTAGGAGATGAAGTGCGCAAAGAAGCCTTCGAGATGATTCAGCATTGGCATCAACAGCAAAAAGAGGTCTATATTTTGTCTGGCGATCATCCAGAGGTGGTGGCACAGTTAGGAAGAACCTTAATTATTTCCGAAGACCATTTGTTGGGCCATCAAACACCGGAAATGAAGCAACTGTTTGTAGAAAACCTAAAAGCATTGGGACGCAAAGTGTTAATGCTTGGAGATGGCGTGAATGACGCAGCAGCACTTCGAGCGGCAGATGTTGGCATTGCGGTGCAAGGCAGTAGTACGGCCAGTATGGTATCGGCGGATGTCTTTGTAACCTCTGCTGGTCTAGCGCCAATACAGAACATGCTTACTTCTTCCCGAAAAGTGACCTATGTAGTGAAACGAAACCTCGCTTTTTCTCTTTTATACAATCTTATCATGGCAATGGCTGCCATTGTGGGATGGGTTAATCCGCTTGTTGCTGCGGTAGCAATGCCCTTAAGTTCATTGGTAGTTATCGGCTCTTCTATTTTGCAACAGACATTTGTCAAAAATTCAAATTTATGA